Proteins co-encoded in one Nitrospira sp. genomic window:
- the asnB gene encoding asparagine synthase (glutamine-hydrolyzing), with protein sequence MCGIAGMVHSDPAHPVSYETVQRMCDRIVHRGPDDYGSYVEGPVGIGMRRLSIIDLDGGKQPIPNEDRTVWVILNGEIYNYKELKRQLEALGHRLATASDTEVIVHLYEEYGPDCVLKLRGMFGFAVWDLRRQTLMLARDRVGIKPLYYAELPTGLAFASELKSLLTLPDLPRAVSSQAVAEYVAHLCVPGRLSIFDAVQKLLPAHRLLYRHGRASVDCYWQVEPQPDFAKSENEWIEEVREQLRDAVESHMVADVPVGAFLSGGLDSGSLVALMAKASAEPVRTFTVGLTTEVGDFDERDAARVIATQYRTKHEECLLAAEVGSLLPSIVASFDEPFADSSAIPNWLVCRETVRHVKVALSGLGGDELFGGYERYVGLQMGEWFRWIPGPIRSSLAALAGSLASGDGSSPMIDRVKRFMAAGELPLAQRYFSFIAAFANASDILHSDVIKQVGSGAPRYEEIIRGLTVREPLDVALTSDLHLYLPDDLLTLSDRISMAHSLEVRVPFVDHQLIECLSKMPARYKVRGFQKKVLFRKVIRDLLPSEHFARPKQGFSIPLAYWLRGSLKTMLLDVTGSRAAKESPWFDWPKVKKLVDEHLSGQHNHEIRLWGILCFQEWSRQYLGKGSH encoded by the coding sequence ATGTGTGGAATAGCCGGTATGGTTCATAGCGATCCCGCGCATCCGGTTTCCTACGAGACCGTTCAGCGTATGTGTGACCGAATTGTGCATCGTGGTCCAGACGATTACGGGAGCTATGTCGAAGGTCCTGTCGGTATCGGCATGCGACGGCTGAGCATCATTGATCTGGATGGTGGCAAACAGCCGATTCCCAATGAAGATCGCACGGTGTGGGTCATCCTCAACGGAGAAATCTACAACTACAAAGAATTGAAGCGGCAATTGGAGGCTCTAGGCCATCGACTTGCCACGGCAAGCGACACCGAGGTGATCGTTCATCTGTACGAGGAATATGGCCCTGATTGTGTCCTGAAGCTCCGCGGCATGTTTGGATTTGCTGTGTGGGATCTCCGTCGGCAGACCTTGATGCTGGCTCGAGATCGGGTGGGAATCAAGCCGCTCTATTATGCCGAACTTCCCACGGGATTAGCCTTTGCCTCGGAGCTCAAGTCACTGCTGACTCTTCCGGACTTGCCTCGCGCGGTTTCTTCGCAAGCTGTGGCAGAGTATGTGGCGCATCTCTGTGTGCCTGGGCGGTTGTCGATTTTTGATGCGGTACAGAAGCTTCTTCCGGCCCATCGGCTACTCTATCGGCATGGCCGGGCCTCCGTGGATTGCTATTGGCAGGTCGAGCCGCAGCCCGACTTTGCGAAGTCAGAAAACGAGTGGATTGAGGAGGTCCGTGAGCAGCTGCGTGATGCCGTCGAGAGCCATATGGTGGCCGATGTCCCGGTAGGTGCCTTTCTTAGCGGAGGGCTCGATTCCGGGTCTTTGGTGGCGTTGATGGCTAAGGCTTCGGCGGAGCCGGTGCGGACATTTACGGTAGGGTTGACCACGGAGGTCGGTGATTTTGATGAGCGAGACGCAGCGCGAGTCATTGCCACTCAGTATCGAACTAAGCATGAAGAGTGTCTCTTGGCTGCCGAGGTTGGATCTCTGTTGCCGTCGATCGTGGCGTCATTCGACGAGCCGTTTGCCGATTCGTCTGCTATTCCGAATTGGCTGGTCTGCCGTGAGACAGTGCGCCATGTGAAAGTGGCGTTATCCGGGCTCGGAGGCGATGAGTTGTTTGGGGGCTACGAACGATATGTCGGCCTCCAAATGGGGGAATGGTTCCGGTGGATTCCCGGCCCGATTCGATCTTCGTTGGCGGCGCTGGCTGGATCACTGGCGTCGGGAGACGGCTCTTCACCCATGATTGACCGGGTCAAGCGCTTCATGGCGGCAGGAGAATTACCGCTTGCACAGCGCTACTTTTCCTTCATCGCAGCCTTCGCGAATGCGTCTGACATTTTGCACTCCGATGTGATCAAGCAGGTCGGCAGCGGAGCCCCCCGGTATGAGGAGATTATTCGTGGCTTGACGGTGAGGGAACCGTTGGACGTCGCCCTCACTTCGGATCTTCATTTGTATCTGCCGGATGACCTGTTGACGCTAAGTGATCGAATCAGCATGGCCCATTCACTAGAGGTCCGCGTACCGTTTGTCGACCACCAGTTGATTGAATGCCTCTCCAAAATGCCCGCCCGGTATAAAGTACGGGGGTTCCAGAAAAAGGTCCTCTTTAGGAAAGTCATTAGAGATCTGCTGCCGTCTGAACACTTCGCCAGGCCGAAGCAAGGCTTCTCTATTCCGCTGGCCTATTGGTTGCGTGGCAGTTTGAAGACGATGTTGTTGGATGTGACCGGTAGTCGAGCGGCCAAGGAATCTCCCTGGTTTGACTGGCCTAAAGTCAAGAAGTTGGTAGACGAACATCTATCGGGCCAGCATAATCATGAAATACGACTTTGGGGAATTCTTTGCTTTCAAGAGTGGAGTCGGCAATATCTAGGGAAGGGCTCTCACTGA
- a CDS encoding SGNH/GDSL hydrolase family protein: MSVLGNASNRAAVDEKQRIGGQGGAGSITWPKAVAFSLLPVLILLLLAEGGLRVYSWYFRTAYEHYNASTGRLELVPGLQTTLSDGRKIRINSKGFIGPEFEDKKAEGVYRIFTLGDSCTFGGDWDVSYAAFLGKRLNAVAQKFEVINAGIEGYNSEYALGRLKDDILKYSPDLVTIYIGWNDLMKQSPKNMSGTGQVTWLGRVLNNSYIYKGLSKVMFFYVRPALSKPQVTGEEAEYHVFDAFVPATYEENVSAMVEVLRERNIRVLLMTRPTALIRSMTLDDLRAQNIFFPFFPEAYSVPRLLSLHGAYNNSIRRLAERLQVPLVDLDEEFNRQDKKTLFWDTMHPSKLGHELIGRILDETIRQIVSL, from the coding sequence ATGAGTGTCCTGGGTAATGCGAGTAACAGGGCAGCTGTTGATGAAAAACAGCGAATAGGCGGTCAAGGTGGTGCTGGGTCGATCACCTGGCCCAAGGCGGTTGCTTTTTCCTTGCTTCCTGTATTGATTCTGCTTCTTCTTGCCGAAGGGGGATTGCGTGTCTACTCCTGGTATTTTCGTACGGCGTATGAGCACTACAACGCGTCAACAGGACGTCTTGAGTTAGTGCCGGGCCTGCAGACCACCTTGTCCGACGGGCGGAAGATCCGTATTAACTCCAAAGGTTTCATTGGCCCAGAATTTGAGGACAAGAAGGCGGAGGGGGTCTACCGGATTTTCACGCTAGGTGACTCTTGTACATTCGGCGGCGACTGGGATGTGAGTTATGCTGCATTTCTCGGAAAACGGTTGAACGCCGTGGCTCAGAAGTTTGAAGTCATCAATGCCGGCATAGAGGGCTATAACTCTGAGTATGCGTTGGGACGTCTTAAGGATGATATCCTCAAATATTCGCCCGATCTCGTGACTATCTATATCGGCTGGAATGATCTGATGAAGCAAAGCCCGAAGAATATGTCCGGCACCGGCCAGGTCACGTGGCTCGGGCGAGTTCTGAACAATAGCTATATCTACAAAGGGCTGAGCAAGGTAATGTTTTTCTACGTGAGGCCTGCGCTATCGAAGCCACAAGTGACGGGGGAGGAAGCTGAGTATCATGTGTTCGATGCCTTTGTGCCTGCGACGTATGAGGAGAATGTGTCGGCAATGGTTGAGGTACTACGTGAGCGGAACATTCGTGTACTATTGATGACGCGGCCGACGGCGCTTATCCGGTCCATGACGCTGGATGATTTACGCGCGCAGAATATTTTCTTCCCGTTTTTTCCCGAGGCATATAGCGTCCCTCGATTGCTCAGTTTACATGGGGCCTATAATAATTCGATTCGTCGATTAGCAGAACGTTTGCAGGTGCCCTTGGTGGATCTGGATGAAGAATTTAATCGACAGGATAAGAAAACTTTGTTTTGGGATACGATGCACCCAAGCAAGTTGGGTCATGAATTAATTGGAAGAATATTAGATGAGACCATTCGCCAGATTGTATCGCTGTAA
- a CDS encoding IS1595 family transposase: MGAAGKSVVFGLLEREGRVYTEVVENVSADTLMTHIRAKTRKGSVYYTDAFKGYQSLKRYGKHHTVNHSKHLVDRRTKNHLNGIEGFWSFGKHILYNYRGVSQYHFPMYLQEIEFRFNYRRDNLFKLFLQTFFGYVSP, translated from the coding sequence CTGGGCGCAGCCGGGAAAAGCGTGGTGTTCGGCCTCTTAGAGCGTGAGGGGCGCGTGTATACCGAGGTCGTGGAGAACGTGTCTGCCGACACCCTTATGACCCACATCCGCGCCAAGACCCGCAAGGGATCCGTCTATTATACTGACGCCTTCAAGGGCTATCAGTCGCTCAAACGGTACGGCAAGCATCACACCGTCAACCATAGCAAGCACCTCGTTGATCGTCGCACGAAGAACCATCTCAACGGGATCGAAGGCTTCTGGTCATTCGGCAAGCATATCCTCTATAATTACCGAGGTGTGTCCCAATATCACTTCCCGATGTATCTGCAGGAAATCGAGTTCCGTTTTAATTATCGCAGGGACAATCTCTTTAAACTGTTCCTGCAGACCTTCTTTGGTTACGTTTCGCCCTAA
- a CDS encoding transposase, giving the protein MVAGQNRVFGCAANLLRGKKCVFCGSFKVNRTRRGYVKCRRCGKQKSCAKLRREITILQGFYQQVPAYRLAHDLAVDAKVISRVYQKLRAASFHVAELEAMASKLSGEIEVDEAYFGGRRKGPRAVWAQPGKAWCSAS; this is encoded by the coding sequence ATGGTTGCAGGGCAAAACCGAGTATTTGGGTGCGCGGCCAACTTATTGCGAGGCAAGAAGTGCGTGTTTTGCGGTTCATTTAAGGTCAACCGGACGAGACGCGGCTATGTGAAGTGTCGGAGATGTGGCAAGCAAAAGAGCTGTGCCAAACTGCGGCGTGAAATCACGATCCTCCAAGGGTTCTATCAGCAAGTACCGGCCTACCGGTTGGCACATGACCTGGCTGTCGATGCAAAAGTCATCAGCCGGGTGTACCAGAAACTGCGCGCTGCCAGCTTCCATGTCGCCGAACTGGAGGCGATGGCCAGCAAACTCTCCGGCGAGATTGAGGTGGATGAGGCCTATTTCGGCGGACGGCGCAAAGGCCCGCGCGCGGTCTGGGCGCAGCCGGGAAAAGCGTGGTGTTCGGCCTCTTAG
- a CDS encoding IS4 family transposase: protein MYPKRNPCAQQQQQIRCHAHNSDASTFFNLLTRPELVSEIESLIPPHRSRVFPPTQTLSMFLAQALSADGSCQNVVNDTAVNRITRGLPRCSMHTGAYCRARQRLPLELLSTLVRQTGRRISTQALERWRGRPVRLVDGTTVVLPDTPANQAAYPQPRSQKPGLGFPLCRVVGLLCLESGAVLNAAIGRYQGKGGDEQTLLRSILHTLEQGDLLVGDAFYASYFLLCTLRTLGIDAVFEQYGARQRRTDFRCGQRVGPRDHLIVLQKPIHKPDWMTQTDYDQAPSTLMVRELRTGGKILVTTLLCPKTTHKSALKALFRSRWHVELDLRHIKSTLGMEQLSCQTTTMARKEMWVYLLAYNLIRLLMAQAALHSGSWPRQLSFKHTLQLWIAWEQHGQGLTCDTTRDGLWGLIAQQRVGNRPGRLEPRAIKRRPKPYPLLIKPRAIAREDIRNYGHPKKLK from the coding sequence ATGTATCCGAAACGGAACCCCTGTGCACAGCAACAACAGCAGATTCGTTGTCACGCCCACAACAGTGATGCGTCCACGTTCTTCAATCTATTGACCCGCCCTGAGTTGGTGAGCGAGATCGAGTCACTGATCCCGCCGCATCGGAGCCGGGTATTCCCCCCAACTCAGACCCTGTCGATGTTTCTCGCCCAGGCGCTCAGTGCAGATGGCTCGTGCCAGAACGTCGTCAACGACACGGCCGTCAATCGCATAACCCGAGGCCTTCCGCGTTGCAGTATGCATACCGGAGCCTATTGTCGGGCGCGACAACGGTTACCGCTGGAGCTCCTGTCGACACTGGTGAGACAGACCGGGCGACGGATCAGCACACAGGCTCTCGAGCGTTGGCGAGGGCGTCCAGTCCGGCTGGTCGATGGCACGACCGTGGTGCTGCCGGACACACCAGCCAATCAGGCGGCCTATCCCCAACCGCGAAGTCAGAAGCCTGGGCTGGGGTTCCCCTTGTGCCGGGTCGTGGGCCTGCTGTGTCTTGAAAGTGGCGCCGTGCTCAATGCGGCGATTGGACGCTATCAGGGAAAGGGCGGTGATGAACAGACTCTCCTCCGGTCGATACTCCATACATTGGAGCAGGGAGACCTGCTGGTCGGCGACGCCTTTTACGCCTCGTATTTCCTGCTGTGCACCTTGCGCACGCTGGGCATTGATGCGGTCTTTGAGCAATACGGGGCCCGCCAGCGCCGGACCGACTTTCGGTGTGGACAGCGGGTAGGTCCACGCGATCACCTGATCGTGCTCCAGAAACCCATTCATAAACCAGACTGGATGACTCAGACGGACTACGATCAGGCGCCCAGCACGCTGATGGTACGGGAGTTGCGCACCGGTGGGAAAATCCTGGTGACGACGCTGCTATGTCCCAAGACCACGCACAAGTCAGCCTTGAAGGCCCTGTTTCGAAGCCGATGGCATGTCGAACTGGATTTGCGTCACATCAAGAGTACCTTGGGTATGGAGCAATTGAGCTGTCAGACGACGACCATGGCTCGCAAGGAGATGTGGGTCTATCTGCTGGCTTACAATCTCATTCGGCTGCTCATGGCTCAGGCGGCGCTCCACTCTGGCTCATGGCCACGCCAGCTGAGTTTCAAACACACCCTGCAGCTCTGGATCGCCTGGGAGCAGCATGGCCAGGGTCTTACCTGCGACACGACGCGGGATGGCCTGTGGGGCCTGATCGCTCAACAACGGGTCGGTAACCGGCCCGGACGTCTTGAACCCAGAGCCATCAAGCGACGGCCCAAACCCTACCCATTACTCATCAAACCCCGTGCGATCGCCAGAGAGGACATCCGGAACTATGGCCATCCCAAGAAGCTTAAGTAA
- a CDS encoding divalent-cation tolerance protein CutA produces the protein MGTESIQVVVVMVTTASQDEAMKIADLVVQSRLAACASTIPTVRSTYWWEGKLMNDQETLVLIKTTSDKFNSLEETIQKIHSYKVPEIIAIPVCQGFSPYLEWVRRETS, from the coding sequence ATGGGGACTGAATCCATCCAGGTAGTGGTTGTCATGGTCACAACAGCAAGCCAAGATGAAGCGATGAAGATTGCCGACCTGGTGGTACAGTCTCGCCTGGCTGCTTGCGCTTCTACGATTCCCACCGTGCGGTCAACGTACTGGTGGGAAGGAAAGTTGATGAACGACCAGGAAACACTAGTGTTGATCAAGACAACCTCTGATAAATTCAACTCCCTTGAGGAAACAATACAGAAGATCCATTCGTATAAAGTGCCGGAAATTATAGCAATTCCTGTGTGCCAAGGATTTTCACCATATCTAGAGTGGGTTCGCCGAGAAACCTCCTAG
- a CDS encoding M23 family metallopeptidase, which produces MNQTNIQDGDAYTVVVFRGSTAKPIRFSFSKKLLRRLLVCVGLVVLADLLVVSHYAIRTGEVWELAAFRTEAMSAREQTAAFSTAIDDLKKRLGAMNEVNQRLRVMLGIEVPKTGDMANGRGGEEVPISEEGGSIPSRTELDVSSGISKQTSEGNQEHSSAVSLEPSRDALLAVTSVKEGLEWLSKQATVQERMLDELSQAAEQRSSRWASTPSIWPVKGWVTSGFGPRISPFTEKPAWHDGLDIGAAPNTPVRAPAQGRITSVGYDPKLGNMVRVDHGFGVETLYGHLAKALVKEGQRVERGDVIALVGSSGLSTGPHLHYMVKLNGQALDPTKYILE; this is translated from the coding sequence ATGAACCAGACAAATATTCAAGACGGCGATGCCTATACCGTTGTAGTTTTCAGGGGATCCACGGCAAAGCCTATTCGCTTCAGCTTTTCGAAGAAACTACTCCGCAGATTGTTGGTCTGTGTGGGGTTGGTCGTTCTTGCTGATCTTCTCGTGGTTTCTCACTATGCCATCAGAACGGGAGAGGTATGGGAGTTAGCAGCTTTTCGCACGGAAGCCATGAGCGCACGAGAGCAGACGGCAGCCTTCTCCACGGCTATTGATGACTTGAAGAAGCGCCTTGGGGCAATGAATGAGGTGAATCAAAGGCTTCGGGTCATGCTCGGCATAGAAGTACCCAAGACGGGAGATATGGCCAACGGTAGGGGTGGAGAAGAGGTGCCAATTTCTGAAGAAGGAGGCTCGATACCCAGTAGAACCGAACTGGATGTTTCCTCAGGTATCTCTAAGCAAACATCTGAGGGTAATCAAGAACACTCGTCTGCTGTTAGTCTAGAGCCTTCTCGAGATGCCCTCCTGGCAGTTACATCAGTGAAAGAGGGGTTGGAATGGCTTTCAAAACAAGCCACGGTGCAGGAACGTATGCTTGACGAGTTATCACAAGCAGCTGAGCAGCGCTCGTCTCGCTGGGCCTCGACGCCTTCGATTTGGCCAGTCAAGGGGTGGGTCACCTCTGGGTTTGGCCCGCGAATTTCTCCTTTCACGGAGAAGCCAGCCTGGCATGATGGATTAGATATCGGTGCTGCGCCAAACACCCCGGTCCGTGCTCCGGCCCAAGGTCGGATTACATCCGTAGGATACGATCCTAAGCTCGGGAACATGGTCCGCGTCGATCATGGATTCGGAGTAGAAACCCTCTACGGACACCTGGCGAAGGCCTTGGTGAAGGAAGGCCAAAGGGTCGAGCGTGGCGATGTCATTGCGCTCGTCGGGAGCTCTGGCCTTTCCACCGGTCCTCACCTGCATTACATGGTGAAATTGAACGGCCAAGCGCTTGACCCAACCAAGTACATTCTGGAATAG
- a CDS encoding formate--tetrahydrofolate ligase yields MTDLDIAQSVTPRPILEIGSQLGIRAEELTLYGRDKAKISPQILDRLDAAPRGRYVLVTAINPTPLGEGKTTTSIGLAMGLTRLGRRTALTLRQPSLGPVFGVKGGGTGGGHAQVVPMEDINLHLTGDAHAVAASHNLLSAFLDNHLFHGNSLSIDPTRTPWPRTLSVNDRALRDVLLGEETGRRRGQFVITEASEVMAVLALAKDYNDLHERLGRIVVGFTMSGTPVRAEALGCVGSMAVLLKDALKPNLVQTLEGTPAFVHTGPFGNIAHGNCSVISDAIALRCADFVVTEAGFGSDLGAEKFFNIKCRASGFTPTVAVVVATLRALKLHGGGGVAKAGAALPSSLTGPNQQALSKGIANLEQHVANVLAHGVPVVVAVNAFKNDPQDELDWVREQSLRMGAVDAAVSTHWANGGKGAEQLAAAVLKASERPAQFRYLYDVSWPIRKKIETIATNMYGAAGVSFEPEVERQIDTAEALGYGGLPVCMAKTPLSLSHDPTAKGRPTGFTVPIKELRILAGAGFVTAVCSGIQLMPGLPKRPIGERIRLDPASGKIVGLS; encoded by the coding sequence TTGACCGATCTCGACATTGCTCAATCCGTTACCCCTCGCCCTATCCTAGAAATTGGTTCCCAGCTTGGGATTCGCGCCGAAGAGCTAACTCTCTATGGACGGGATAAGGCCAAAATATCTCCACAAATCTTGGATCGCCTCGATGCTGCACCGCGAGGACGGTATGTACTTGTCACAGCGATAAACCCAACCCCCTTGGGAGAGGGAAAGACGACGACATCGATTGGTCTTGCCATGGGGCTTACCCGGCTCGGGCGTCGAACCGCGCTTACTCTTAGACAGCCATCGCTCGGTCCTGTGTTTGGAGTGAAAGGCGGCGGTACCGGTGGGGGGCATGCTCAGGTCGTGCCCATGGAGGATATAAACCTTCACCTGACGGGAGATGCCCATGCGGTAGCCGCCAGCCACAATCTGCTTTCAGCATTCCTCGACAATCATCTGTTTCATGGAAACTCTCTCTCAATCGATCCGACCAGAACTCCATGGCCTCGGACGCTGAGCGTCAATGATCGTGCTCTCCGAGACGTATTATTGGGGGAAGAAACCGGTCGACGTCGTGGCCAATTCGTCATCACCGAGGCTTCAGAGGTTATGGCGGTGTTGGCACTTGCGAAGGATTACAACGATCTCCATGAGCGGCTTGGCCGAATAGTGGTCGGGTTCACAATGTCAGGAACACCGGTCAGGGCCGAGGCGCTTGGATGCGTAGGGTCGATGGCGGTGCTTCTGAAGGACGCCCTCAAGCCGAATCTGGTTCAAACGCTAGAAGGGACTCCCGCATTTGTGCACACGGGACCGTTCGGCAACATCGCCCATGGGAACTGCTCGGTCATTTCCGATGCCATTGCACTTCGATGCGCTGACTTTGTCGTGACCGAGGCGGGCTTCGGCAGTGATCTTGGAGCGGAGAAGTTTTTCAATATCAAGTGCCGTGCGTCAGGGTTCACTCCGACCGTGGCGGTTGTTGTGGCAACCTTACGGGCGCTGAAACTCCATGGTGGGGGTGGCGTCGCCAAGGCTGGCGCTGCGTTGCCTTCGAGTCTCACGGGGCCGAACCAGCAGGCCTTATCGAAGGGGATCGCTAATCTGGAACAGCATGTCGCCAATGTCCTGGCGCATGGGGTCCCGGTTGTGGTTGCCGTCAATGCCTTCAAGAATGATCCTCAGGATGAGCTGGACTGGGTTCGGGAACAGTCACTGAGGATGGGCGCAGTCGATGCGGCGGTCTCTACGCACTGGGCCAACGGTGGGAAAGGGGCCGAACAGCTCGCGGCGGCTGTCCTCAAGGCATCCGAAAGACCTGCCCAATTCAGGTATCTCTATGATGTGTCATGGCCAATCAGAAAAAAGATAGAAACCATTGCCACAAATATGTATGGAGCTGCTGGGGTCTCGTTCGAGCCGGAGGTGGAACGTCAAATAGATACTGCCGAAGCGTTGGGGTATGGGGGCTTACCCGTTTGCATGGCGAAAACACCGCTGTCGCTTTCACACGATCCCACGGCGAAGGGGAGGCCAACTGGATTTACGGTTCCAATCAAAGAATTGCGGATCCTAGCTGGTGCCGGGTTTGTGACGGCGGTCTGTTCAGGGATTCAGTTGATGCCGGGGTTGCCAAAGAGGCCGATCGGTGAGCGGATTAGGCTTGATCCGGCCAGCGGGAAAATAGTGGGGCTGTCGTAG
- a CDS encoding protease modulator HflC, whose translation MTKQGIVIALLAVTVGLFVLGASPLFVVDVIQTAIVVQLGKPVRNITEPGLYVKMPFVQEVTYFEKRLLDYDSNAQDVITSDKKTLLLDNFAKWRIVDPLKVYQNFQSQRGALQRLHDIIYSELRVELGRHELLEIVSSTRADIMKVVTERAHEKASVYGIEIQDVRIKRADLPEQNEKAVFARMQAERERQAKQYRAEGAEEAQKIRSEAEKDREILLAQAYKESEELRGGGDAKAFRIYADAYRQDLKFFEFTRSMEAYKSAFKDGTTLVMSPDSEFFRYLKQR comes from the coding sequence ATGACGAAACAAGGGATCGTTATCGCGCTCCTCGCCGTGACCGTTGGATTGTTCGTGCTGGGAGCGTCTCCCCTTTTCGTCGTAGACGTGATCCAGACGGCCATCGTCGTGCAACTCGGCAAACCCGTTCGAAATATCACCGAACCAGGGTTGTATGTCAAAATGCCGTTCGTCCAGGAGGTAACGTACTTCGAGAAACGATTGCTGGATTACGATTCAAACGCGCAGGATGTCATTACCTCCGACAAGAAGACCCTCTTGCTGGATAACTTTGCGAAATGGCGCATCGTCGACCCGTTAAAGGTCTATCAGAACTTCCAAAGCCAGCGGGGCGCGCTCCAGCGGCTGCATGACATTATCTATTCCGAGCTCCGCGTCGAGTTGGGTCGCCATGAGTTGCTTGAAATCGTGTCGAGCACGAGAGCGGACATCATGAAGGTGGTGACCGAACGGGCACACGAGAAGGCATCAGTCTACGGCATCGAGATTCAGGACGTTCGGATTAAGCGCGCTGATTTGCCTGAGCAAAATGAGAAAGCGGTCTTTGCTCGGATGCAGGCGGAACGGGAACGACAGGCGAAGCAATATCGAGCTGAGGGCGCGGAAGAAGCGCAAAAAATCAGATCGGAAGCCGAAAAAGACCGTGAAATTCTTCTGGCCCAAGCCTATAAGGAGTCGGAAGAACTTCGAGGCGGCGGCGATGCCAAAGCGTTTCGGATCTATGCTGACGCCTACCGACAGGACCTGAAGTTTTTCGAGTTCACCCGCTCCATGGAAGCCTACAAGAGCGCCTTCAAAGATGGCACGACCCTGGTGATGAGCCCAGATTCGGAATTCTTCCGATACTTGAAGCAGCGCTGA
- the hflK gene encoding FtsH protease activity modulator HflK: protein MVWDPKDPWGKKPDPLEEVLKQAQSQFKDILPPGGLKSLIPSGGAWNIIIAALVIFLVWQSVFIVAPDEEGVVKRFGVPVRAVEPGPHFKIPLIESVLQPKVAKLFRVEVGFRTNQQGRQQMVPQEALMLTGDMNILAIEFIVQYKIKEARDFLFNVADIHETIGKAAEASMREVVGKSKIDEALTTGKAVIQQDTLMLLQTILDQYHAGVQIAAVQLQDVDPPEAVAAAFKDVTNAKEDREKLINQSQSYRNDIIPRAKGEAAELVNRARGFAQARLNRAQGEANRFLATLKEYNQAKDVISKRIYIETMEEILPNMEKVIIDGKGGERVLPYLPLDRLSKSRSSSLAKPTQQLEADESRPEPTSIQKPRGGRP from the coding sequence ATGGTCTGGGACCCAAAAGATCCGTGGGGCAAAAAGCCTGACCCGCTTGAGGAAGTTCTCAAGCAGGCCCAGTCGCAATTCAAGGACATCCTTCCTCCTGGTGGCCTGAAAAGCCTCATCCCCTCTGGCGGAGCCTGGAATATCATCATCGCCGCTTTGGTGATCTTTCTCGTCTGGCAGAGTGTGTTTATCGTCGCCCCGGATGAAGAAGGTGTCGTGAAACGATTCGGCGTTCCGGTTCGGGCCGTAGAGCCAGGTCCGCACTTCAAGATTCCTCTGATTGAATCCGTCCTCCAACCGAAAGTCGCCAAACTCTTTCGCGTAGAGGTCGGGTTCCGCACCAATCAACAAGGCCGCCAGCAGATGGTGCCTCAGGAAGCCTTGATGCTGACCGGTGATATGAACATCCTCGCCATCGAATTCATCGTCCAATATAAGATTAAAGAGGCCCGCGACTTCTTGTTCAACGTGGCGGACATCCATGAAACCATTGGTAAAGCAGCCGAAGCCTCCATGCGTGAAGTCGTCGGAAAAAGTAAGATCGACGAAGCTCTGACCACTGGAAAAGCCGTGATTCAGCAGGACACCTTGATGTTGCTGCAAACGATTCTCGATCAGTACCATGCTGGCGTACAAATTGCCGCCGTGCAACTTCAAGACGTTGATCCTCCGGAAGCGGTCGCCGCCGCGTTCAAAGACGTCACCAATGCCAAGGAAGATAGAGAGAAGCTCATCAACCAATCCCAAAGCTACCGGAACGACATCATTCCGAGAGCCAAGGGTGAAGCCGCCGAGCTGGTGAACCGGGCCAGAGGCTTCGCGCAGGCTCGGCTCAATCGTGCCCAGGGCGAGGCGAACCGCTTCCTGGCTACCCTCAAAGAGTACAACCAAGCGAAAGACGTGATCAGCAAACGGATTTATATCGAAACCATGGAAGAAATCCTTCCGAACATGGAGAAAGTCATCATCGACGGGAAAGGCGGCGAACGGGTGTTGCCGTATCTCCCGCTGGACCGCCTCTCCAAGTCTAGATCCTCATCCCTCGCCAAACCGACCCAGCAACTGGAGGCTGATGAATCCAGACCGGAGCCTACCTCCATTCAAAAGCCGAGAGGTGGCCGTCCATGA